One part of the Pandoraea faecigallinarum genome encodes these proteins:
- a CDS encoding MBL fold metallo-hydrolase: protein MSATPAHIEAFFDTATATVTYVVFDAPGGHAAIIDPVLDYDPKAGRTHTGSAQRVLDFVAAQRLAVDWILETHAHADHLSSARWLKERVGGRIAIGAHIRDVQHVFKKLFHLGADVPPDGSQFDHLFEDGETFAIGALQAEAMFVPGHTPADMAYRVGDAVFVGDTLFMPDVGTARCDFPGGNAHTLFRSIRRLLALPASTRLFMCHDYPPPGRPAHWQTTVGEQRRANIHVHDGIDEAAFVAMREARDRTLDMPTLILPAVQVNIRAGDMPAPEANGTRYLKIPLNAL from the coding sequence ATGTCAGCCACGCCAGCACACATCGAAGCCTTCTTCGACACCGCCACCGCCACGGTGACGTATGTCGTATTCGATGCGCCGGGCGGGCACGCAGCGATCATCGACCCGGTGCTCGACTACGATCCGAAGGCCGGCCGCACGCACACGGGTTCGGCGCAGCGCGTACTCGACTTCGTTGCTGCGCAACGGCTCGCCGTCGACTGGATTCTGGAGACACATGCCCACGCCGACCATCTCTCGTCGGCGCGCTGGCTCAAGGAACGGGTGGGCGGGCGCATCGCCATCGGCGCGCACATCCGCGACGTGCAGCACGTCTTCAAGAAGCTATTTCATCTGGGCGCCGACGTGCCGCCCGACGGCTCGCAGTTCGATCATCTCTTCGAGGACGGGGAAACGTTCGCCATCGGCGCATTGCAGGCCGAGGCGATGTTCGTGCCGGGGCATACCCCTGCGGACATGGCATATCGCGTGGGCGACGCCGTCTTCGTGGGCGACACCCTTTTCATGCCGGACGTGGGCACGGCGCGCTGCGACTTTCCCGGCGGCAATGCGCACACGCTGTTCCGTTCGATCCGCCGATTGCTCGCGTTGCCGGCGTCCACCCGCCTGTTCATGTGTCACGACTACCCGCCGCCCGGACGCCCCGCCCACTGGCAAACGACCGTGGGGGAACAGCGCCGCGCGAACATCCACGTACATGACGGCATCGACGAAGCGGCGTTCGTCGCCATGCGTGAAGCGCGCGATCGCACGCTCGACATGCCGACGCTGATCCTGCCCGCCGTGCAGGTCAATATCCGCGCCGGCGACATGCCCGCGCCGGAAGCAAACGGCACGCGCTATCTGAAAATCCCGCTCAACGCGCTGTAA